The DNA region TTATATTATACCTAAAATATTTCAGACCATGTTATTTTAATTACGTAAATTGGTTCATACATGTGATGTAATGTTAATACTTTTACTTGTTATAACAGCATATTTACTGTCCACGTTTAAATATCCACAACATGATCCTGTGTTAATCCATTTAACATTTTTCCAATGCATTGAAAGGTTACTAGATAAAATAAGTGtgttttttaagtgttttgtCCGTTCAGCGCAACACGTAGAGTTAGTAGCCTGCTCTCCGTTGTAGCCTAAACACAACTGCTATGCTACTCCCTTGACAGTGATAGCGATCCTGGCGTGACTACATATAAAAATATACTTCCCCCCATATAtttagattcatttttttaatctaGTTGCGTGTTTGCTTGCTTACGTTCTATAACGGTGGTTGACGGTGGAATGAACGTGCCTCTCAAAACGACTCTCTGGACTGACGTAACAGTCGTTTTGAGGCCTCCTGTGTGCACGTTCCTCCAACGTGCGACATCAGTCTGCGGCCATTagtactattactactgctaccacTGATAAAAAATGCTAACAACACTAATAAGCACCTAATCTCCCCACATTTCCTGACTTAAAATACCTTCATTGACTTTGTTCCATCGTATATTGTTCATCTTGTGTTTGAGGGTGAGCTTCAGTGAAAGGATTGTTGATTGAGGAGGCAGATTATATACTGATTCCGATGAGAGAACCAAGGTACTTGGAGGGATCTGAGTCTTCCTTTAATGGTCGGTGTTCAACCTGAAACAAACCCACATGTTGTGAGGTAATACAAGGCTACGGAACACAGGTTGCTTTCTGATCGAAGCTAAGGGGCTCCGATCATCGCCTATGAAATTTCATTCAAATCTGTTCCTAACTTTTTCAGCTCCACTTACAGAAATACAAATTCCAGCTATCACATTACATCTGTCATGGGCGGACAAAACAACAGATGGACAGCCAACCTTaatggaaatttaaaaaaaagaaaaaagctttggAGCATCACTTTGAAGTGGTACCCGTGGTCTTTCTTTTATGCAATTATTGAAGACAAGGTGGCCCTAATCTGATCTGTAATCTAATAGGCCTTGTATAGATCAAATTATAGTGGTAAATTCAAACAGTTCTTCAAACAACCATCAACCCTGGATGAAAATAATATAAGAATAAATTCATATCTGTTTTTacttctttgatctttttgtTCCTGTCTGATTAGGTAATATTATAAGTTGCTATTATCTTAATATCATTTGTTATCTTGGCTTCCTGACAAACCTGtaaatttatgacatttatttcatcaactgcagacccttctattctccgcgtgagttcgcttcattcattctggcctctgtttacatctcgccagatgcggacgtgcgcgaggctcagcgcacgctcgcggactgtattcaacaagtggagcggacctatcccgacgctctggttatcgtgcttggtgactttaatcagagcaacctgagatacgagctccccaggtacaaacagtttatcaaatgccccaccagagcagagaacacgctggatcactgctacaccacagtgaaggacgcgtatcgggccgtcccccgtgctgcgctaggactgtctgatcacgtgatggtccacctgatccccacatacagacagaaactcaaactaacaaagccatccgtgagcaccacgaagagatggaccagtgaggctgtggaggagctgcgcacgtgcttggacacaactgactgggacatgtttaaaggggccacacatgatctggatgagtacacggacactgtgacctcatatatccacttttgtgaggagcgcattctaccaacgcgcactagggtgagttactccaatgacaagccctggttcacaccgagactcagacagatcaggaaagaaaaggaagcagcgctgaaaagtggagacagagactgctacagagaggccaaataccggtttagcaaggaactgaggagagctaaatctgtgtattcggagaaacttcagcagcagtttactgctaacgactctgcttctgtgtggagaggcctgaggcagatcaccgactacaggcctcaggcttcaaagggtcaggacgacaaagccctttgtcagagtctgtccctccactatgcccgctttgacacctcgtcagccatgcccaacacctcccctccccccagtgtcactgcccccatggaccttactccatcaaaggcagtcccctcctcctccccccctccactcaccatcagtccccccccccatcacttaccaccagttcccccctcctcccccccttcattcaccatcagtgagcaggatgtgcgcaggcagttcgccaggctgaacccgcgcaaggcccctggcccggacggcgtgtctccctccaccctgaggcactgcgcagaggagctgactcctgtcttcacagacatcttcaactcctccctggagtcgtgccaggtgccagcctgcctcaaaacctcaaccatcgtccctgtccccaagaagccacggatcactgggcttaacgactacagacctgtggcgctcacctctgtagtcatgaagtccttagagcgcctgatcctgccacacctcaagtccatcaccctcctggatccactgcagttcgcctacagagccaacagatctgtggacgacgcggtcaacctggcccttcactccatcctgcagcatctggactccccgggaacctacgcgaggatcctgttcgtggacttcagctctgcattcaataccatccgccccgctctgctacaggacaagctgtcccagcttagtgtgcctgactccctctgcaggtggatcactcacttcctgacggatcggaggcagtatgtgcggctggggaagactgtctccgactccgtcaccatcagcaccggatcaccccagggctgtgtactttcccccctcctcttctccctgtacactaactgctgcacctcaagccaccagtctgtcaaactgatcaagtttgcggatgacaccaccctcatcggtctcatctccaatggcgatgagaccgcctacaggagggaggtggctcgactggtgtcctggtgcggacacaacaacctgcagctgaacgctcagaaaacagtggagatgattgtggacttcaggaaagttacagcccctttgcccccccttgcccttatggactcccccatcaccatcacggactccttccgcttcctgggcaccaccatcacccgggaccttaagtgggagccaaccatcagctccctcatcaagaaggcccagcaaaggatgttcttcctacggaagctgaggaagctcaaactggctcccaggatgttggcgcagttttatacggccatcatcgagtccatcctcacctcctccatcaccgtgtggtatgctggcgccaccgtcagggacagactgaggctgcagcgcgtcgtgcgcgctgccgagaaggtgatcggctgcaggcttccatccatccaggacctgtatatctccaggacccggaggtgtgcaggtcggatcacggccgacccttcccaccctggtcacggactgttttcccccctcccctcaggcaggagactacggtccattcggaccagaacctcccgctacaccaacagcttcttcccctctgccatcaggctgctgaacaccaagtgacttatcacttaagcaccatgtacagcagccagccggactcataaacaatacattactcctcatggacctgcactatttcttaccactcactatttatgtatatactgtatataagtcttattttattttatttatcttattctagtgtggtgttgatgtctagtgttatgttgaatgccgcagcggcacaccatgacaaattcctagtttgtgtaatactgtgtattacatgaacaatggcaataaaccttcttctgaatCAGAATATGTAAATAGAAGTGCAGTAataaagagatcacataaccaGTCTAAAGCAATACTGTGGAAGTTAATGAGTTAATGCAGCCTAATGCAGCAGAACACTGGGTGAGAAGCAGGTATGCAAGTGCACATAGGACCAGTGCATGTCTGACTCAATAGCACCCATAGAACACCCAAACATGCGTGGACATCCACATGAGGTGAACAAGTATACTACCGGTACATTGAAAGGCACAGAGTCTGGAACCCAGCTAACACTAACCAGTGCCCCAAGGAGTTGCACAGATTCTTCCCAGTAAATCAGAAAATCCTGCAGGTGGCGCTACATCACAACTCTTCTGGAGTTGAGATAATATGACAAGAATGGGTGTGGACAGTTGGGTTTTTAATTTGTCTACTTTCAAACCATGATAATGTTAACATTAGACTGTGGCACCATTTATATTCTATTGAATGCATTTGACTTAATGTCAGAAAACAACTTTTAGAACACAATTAATTTTTAATTCACACATTTCCAAATTTAGGCTGTCGACACAACACATTCATTTAGCAACAAATCCAATAAAATGCCAGTTAATCACATTCTGAGGTGCTCCGGTACCTTTGTAACATACAGTAtaacggtgtgtgtgtatgtgtgtgtgtgtgtgtgtgtgtggggggggggggggggggggggtataatgATCCATGCAGTCACTAAAATGCTGTATAAAAGTCACTAAAGAAACTTCTGAACATGAACCTATTTAGCATCTCGTTCTCTATCTCCCTCCCTGTTTATCTCTTTTTATGTTATCAGGGCAAACTCTCCCCTTGACACGGttcagaaggaggaaaaaaaatcaaactgaaaaatCCAAGTTACTGACGGTCAAGGTCATACTTAAATAAATATACCGGTGCAGGCCATAGGGGTAAAGCttaagagacaaaaacaacaaaatcaaagCACCGAACatttaacaaacacacacaacaaaattAAGCaccaaagaaaagcagagaaatcAACTCAGATAAGAAATGGTTGGGACATTACTAGATCCTGATTAATTTGCTATAATTGAGATATTAGACTATATTTTTCCCtccctattttattttaaattatactTAATTATACTTAATGATGTGGCTTTAAAGGAGTATATTAATGCAGTGTTATGAACATGAATATTTGGAGTTTTACCTTTTCATGGGACTTTGAAATCATGTTTGCTGTGGCTGTGAACTTTGAAACTTCTGGGTCTCTTCCTATTGCCAGTAGATCTGGGTGGATACATAATTTCCTGAGGTTCACCAAGAAGGCTCCACTTCTctcagtgtgtttttaatgcactAATATAAATATTAATCGATTTTTTGGATTCATGAATATTCAGgatgtcttttttaaaatgaaatgatcaattAACTGCCTCAGACCAAATCCTGTACTAAAGAAATATAACCTCTAACCACAGATAGTTATTGGTTCGTTATTGGTCAATGTTAGAGCCTGAAATGGTTTTGAAAATTATTTATTAAAGCCTTGCATTAGTTACTCATCTGTTCAGGACTTAAATTAACTCTTTTTGTTAGAATTAGGTCTGAGTGTAGCATCAAATAACAGCTTAAAATGAACAGAAGTGAACTTGCTGCTGCTATGGTTACCTTGGGTCATTTGGCAAGGCAGCTAATGTCTTTATAATCAttaataaagatgttttctgaAGAAGCTGTACTTTCCCTGAACAAACATTATTACAGTACAGTAATGTTGCAATCTAGGAAGAATGAAATATCAACAAAAGGAGTTAAAAGGATTAATGTGCCTACTTTTCATGTTAATTATGAATAGGCAACATGTACTACAAGGACTGGAATTAACCATTATAGTGCTTTACTGGTTAAATATCATCAGAACACTTCTCATGGTTGAAATCTCATGGTCATTATCTTGCTATCTTGAGGTGTTGCCTGGCAATAGGCACGGTAGGTGAAAGCTTGGGGTCCCAGGCCAGGAGGGGACCCCCAAGGGGCGAACCATAGGCTAACGAAGAACTTATTAAAAGGCCTCTACCCCACCTACATAATTTTGTTTTGGAATGATACTTATCAGCACTCTTGAAAAGAAAACCTCTTACCTTTCAGTGTCAGATTATTTATTGTATAAGGATGAACACTGGTTGGAGGGAACCCCTGTGAATTTGTGCCCAGACACCCCAGAGACTAGAAtcacctctggtgtcctcaATGACACTCAACAGTGGCAGAACAAACAAAGCTGCTCTGAGGGAACGTAGCTTCAGTTTTATCTGCAGTATTTACCGCTCTtccagtttttcttctttcaccATGCAGCCTTGGTTGGATTGGgtttctgcagctgtttgcacagatctcttcttctctgtccaaCATGGTCCACCACAAAATACCTGCAATAGTCATAAGTGTCTGGTCATCATTGCCAGTAGATCACTTTATGCACTATGGCTGAAAATGGCGCTTAATCCACTCAGCTCCCACCCATGTACATTACTTACGGCCTTAGACAAGCtctaatataaataataatcattttaaGGATTATTAAACATGATCGTTGTTGTTcatgtttgaaaaataaaaagcccaCAATCCTTAAAAAAGAATatgaggaggaaattgaaatccCAGGACAAAATCTTAAGCCAGAGGAGATGGAACACAAACAGATGATACAATGACACAGTTGGGTGGCTGACTTTATTGTCCCTCTAAGTGAATTCCTGCTCACAAACTGGACAAACAGATGAGTCGGCATTAATTAGAACATACCCTCCAACCACGGGTAACTATTAGTCAATATTAACGCTAGccagaaaaaatatatatgacaCTGTTACAGCCATTTCCAGCAAGAAAATAACAGTGTGAAAAATGAAGAATGAAAATATATTGAGATTATATTGAGATCTGAGATTACAAggtcttttgtctttttactcTTTGTTTGAATTAGGTCTGAGTCAAATAACAGcttaaaaatgaacaaaggtgaacttgctgctgctgtggttacCTTCGGTCATTTGGGGAGGCAGCTAACGGCTTTATAATCATTAATGAAGATGTTTTCTAAAAAGCTGTACTTTCCCTGAACAAACAGTATTAAAATAATGGTGTCATCTGCAGGGTAATCCAGCCAAAATAAACAATTGAAATATCAGGAGTCAGAAGAAAAGCTCAGAAAAATGCCCACTGTTGATGAACACATTTTAATTATGAATCGGCAACAGGGACAAGAAAATAACATTATTGTGCTTTACTGGTTCAATGTGGCCATGTGAACACTTCTCATCCATATCATTAAACAGAACAAAGCAAACTAAAACATTTAATTCCACAAATCTGTGCTTTCAGTGGTAATTTGACAATAGACCAGAATGGGgaacaaaaatacataaaataaacTGTAATTTTTGGCAATGGTGGCAGCTCATTCCTTTAATGATTTATATGCAAGGTGACAAATATAGATGATAAATTAATTTGAACTGAGATGACTTATTGAGATTGAGCTTGCAAACTGGAAACAACAGAGAAACTGCAGACACAGCAACTCTGACTCCCACCTCCACTATGGGGGGAACGACCATTTATTTAATATCCAAATTTAGTTAATATAATACCGTGTTGAGGGGTTAAAACTACATGTAGTTGAACTATATGGTTATCTACAATTTGCTGTAACCCACTGGTATTCACGCTAAATTCATATTTTGTGTTTCAACTACTTAATTCATAAACTACAATTTTGCCCAATACATGGTTTACACTCACCGGCTACTTAATTAGTTCAACCTCGCTGGTAAAAGGTTGGACCCATTTTTGTCTTCAGAACTGCCTTAATTCATTGTAGTATACTTtctacaaggttggaaacacaCTTTGTCTACAAATGCACATCTACAAATGAAtctcctgttcctccacatAGCATAGGTGCTCTTTTGGATTTGGTTCAGGCAACTGTTGAGGCCATCGGAGTACAGCAAACTCATTTTTATGTTCCAGAAAgatgagatgatctgagctgtgTGAGGTGGTGCATCATCCTGCTGGCAGAAGCCAGCAGAAGATGGTCCcctgtggtcataaagggatgtAGATGGTCAGCAACAACACTGAGGTAGGCTGCAGCCTTGAAAAGATGCTCCGTTGGTAATAAGGGGCCAAAGTAAAATTCAGTTGTAATATAACTGGATTAGATATTCAGATCATCAGCCAAGATATGAAAAAGCAGTTTGGAGGATGAATATGCACGTCGTGCCAACATCCGTTCTGAAATTGTCATTCCAGGAAACGACTGTCTTTGCAAATCACACTTTTTGTGCTGCAGCAAGATGTACTGTAAATAATGCCAGGCAGGATTGTGTGCTCACACAATTGTTATCTTTAACCGCATGTGCTACAAACTCTGGTCTGAATGTTATTTATCTATCAAGGCAGGACAGCTTTGGCTAAAGAGGTTACTGAACTCTTGATAGTATCAAAGTATCAGCAGCACTGTCTAACTGAATAGAGCAGAAGCTAAACATAATTATGTGGCCTGTTACACTAAATGTTTTAGCGAATGAGAAAGAAATTCTAATTTTCTTGTTGTTTTCTTAAGACAGTCTTGTCTAGAGCACACAGCATTAGACTGAAAAaggtgtgtgtatttgtgtgttgtttgtctTTCCCCCGGAAAGGTAAGAATTTCTGAGTACCACGTGTGATGTGGTTGTCATCGTCTTTGATAAAAACTTACCAAATGTGGAGTTCCTGCAATGCTTAAACCAAACCCATCACAGCAAAAGGTGGAGCAGTTTCACATAATATATACAGGATGTTAATCTGAACTCCTTCAACACTGCGATGGCGTCTCTGTTGCTGATCCTTCTGACTTTCCTTGTTGCTCTCTTAGGAGCACTTTACCTACTGGGGTTTTTTCGACAGAGGCGACCAGGAGAGCCCCCTTTGGATAAGGGACTAATACCATGGCTGGGTCATGTCTTAGAGTTCCGCCAGAACACCTGGAGATTCttggagaggatggagaaaaaACACGGTGATGTGTTCACAGTCCAGCTGGCAGGATTTTATATTACATTCATTCAGGACCCCATGTCATTTGGGGCCTTTGTTAAAGAGAGTCGAGAAAAACTGGACTTTAGGAAGTTTGCATCTCATCTGGTCCGCAGAGTGTTTGGTTACTCATCTATTCAAAATGACCATGAAATTCTCAATGCTTCCAGCAACAGACATCTGAAAGGTGATGGATTGGAGGTGATGACACAAGCAATGATGGTCAATTTGCAGAACCTGATGCTGCATAATGTTGAATCATCTTCAGACCAAGTGACCTGGAGGGAAGAGAAACTTTTTGCTTACTGCTACAATATTGTTTTCAGAGCTGGATACTTGTCCCTCTATGGCAATGAGACATTTGACTCAAAGATCAGCCAGGAGAAAGccaaagagaaagacagagctGAATCAGAAGCCTTGTATCACGAGTTCCGCAAATACGATCAGTTATTTCCCCGACTGGCTTATGGGGTCCTGCCACCAAAGAAACGGAGGGAGGCAACAAAATTACTGGAATATTTCTGGAATGTCCTGTCTGTCCAGAAGCTGAAGGGCAGAGATAACATCAGTCGCTGGATATGGGATGTGCAGGAGGGCAAAGACAATGCAGGTGTAAAAGAGGACATGATAACCAGATACATGTTTGTGCTTCTTTGGGCCTCTCAGGGCAACACAGGACCCTCTTCTTTCTggttgctcctcttcctcatgaaACACCCTGAAGCCATGAGAtcagtgaaggaggagatggacaagGTTGTGAGAGaatctggacaggaagtcaagCCGGGTGGTCCTTTGGTCAACCTGAGTCGTGAAATGCTGATGAAGACGCCGATCCTGGACAGTGCCGTTGAAGAGACCCTCCGACTCACTGCTGCACCCCTCCTCACCAGAGCGGTGCTCCAAGACATGACCCTCAAAATGGCTGATGGCCGGCAATACTTCATTCGTCAGGGTGACAGAGTGGCTCTATTTCCGTACAGTGCTGTTCAGATGGACCCTGAGATTCACCCGGACCCTCATTCTTTCAAATACGATCGCTTTCTCAATCCAGATGGCAGCAAGAAAACTGATTTCTACAAAGCTGGGAACAAGGTGAAGTACTACACCATGCCTTGGGGATCTGGGATCTCCATGTGCCCAGGGCGCTTCTTTGCCACCAATGAGCTCAAACAGTTTGCCTTCCTCATGTTGCTCTATTTTGAGTTTGAGCTGATAAATCCCGATGAGGAGATTCCTGAAATCGACTACAGTCGATACGGATTTGGAACGATGCAGCCGGACAGAGACCTTCAGTTTCGATACAGACGCAGATACTAAAGATCTTATAATGTTTTTTCTTGTGAACCATATAGATTTCATTTCTGTAATCTGTACCAGCTTTCATTTCACAATCATTCTTGCAAATATGGATTATTAGCATCTGTCATATTTTGTTATGAAGACAGTTCACTATAATACATGTTTATTACATTTGTTTGAATGACAATCTTGATAGTGTaaacttaattaaaaaaacacatttgaaaaatcAACAGACTTTTGATATTATTTCACTATTGACTGAATAAATATCACCATATGAACACATGGCAGTACTCCCAGTCAGTCAATTTTATATAAACATGATAtatatccctctctctccttagTTTTGTTCAAAGATACAGAACCACATAGTTCACTGTACAGACACAGTTTGTCACAGTCTGCGTTAACAGGTAATGTTCACCCACAGTGGATTATTTCCTGTGCCACAAAGAACTCGCCAAAAACCGAAATTACCCAAATTTTTAAATCAGAACTCTTCATAGATTATAAAGAACATTCAGGAGTTCATTCAGACCTTCCTATTCTGTCTCCAACATGTCCTTCAATCCAAAGCCAGCAGACTCTTCCAGCCTCTCCAGTCCCTCATCACCCATGGTCCCACCTCTTTAGACTTCTAATGTCACCAGCCCGACCAACCCTACAAGACCCTGCTGCCTTTGGGAATCCCTCAGCGCTTTATCCTGCTGAGGATTTGGATTCGTTGGTTTGACTGGCGTGCAACTGGGTCCTATTATAACCCTTTAAAATATCTCTTGATAATTACAAAAATCCACATGATAGCGGGAAAACAATTAAACTGGGCTGACTTATTCTATGGACACAATGCCACTGATTTAAGCCTCGATGCTCAGGGTCAACATAAGGTCTTCTCTGCAGTTTTTCATCCGTGGGAGAAATGGGTGAAAatccaaatgtatttattatccAATTATGATTTTGGTTTTGGGAACCTTTTCAACTTGAAGGATTTGTTCTTGGTTGAGAGAATTTTATATGAATAGGCTAGTTTGCGAAATATGGTGATGTGCAAAACTCAACACTCAGAACCTTACATGTTtccaagacaaaaacaacattgtttAAGTGGGAAATAAGAACAAAAAGTCATTAAGCAGTCTCTAGATAATAAACTGTGTGTTTGATGCACTGCATGTAATAATTTATGGATTTATGTGAGTGATAATTTTACCTTTGTTATCTTATAGTGTTACATATTACAGTTGCATTAAGGATAAACTGCGataattgaaaataaaacataGTGTGGTTCTAATGTAACCACACCAGTACTAGATTAAATCTTGTGGTCATTGCCCAGCAGCAGGACATAAGGATGAATATGAATATTGAACTGAACATGcatgtattttgtttttaaatgtcaattttatcgaaaaacaaaaatgcttgTTTCCGAAGCAgaattctggggaaaaaagcctTTCTGGTCTAAATATCCTACAGTTAAAGATGCCAGACATGTTGTTGTGATTCAGACAAGTTATCTTTAACTGCATTTGCTACACAGGTTGACCTAACATTGTTTATCTCTCACCACAGGACAGCTCTGAATAAAAAGGTCATTGAACTGTTCATAGTATCAGAAGCTCAGTATAATTTCACAAAActgaaagcaaagcaaaaaataaTGTGGAATAAGATTCTTAATTTTGATGAAAATGACAACATGTCATTAAATTaacattgttgctgttgttttctgaaGTCACTCTTACCACAATATAGAATGTTGTAGGCAGAAATAAAGTGAAAAGTGTACATTGACAGGTGAAGCAATGCAAACACATAATTTGTGGACTTGTATCTAGCAAAAATTTCATACTTCTTCCCAGCTGTCCTTCACTACGCTTTTGTTGAATtgtaaacagcaggaaaaaaatgtgatGGTGTAAAAAATTTTCCCACATGTAGATTTATAGTAATTCATACTGAAAATTTGGCAGGTGTACTGAATCCAgtaaaaagtctttttttcacTGAATATGTTGATATAAACTCCACATTTTACACACAAAGAGCTAAAAATGTCTCATAAGCACATGTAGATTGCTTACTGTAACTG from Takifugu flavidus isolate HTHZ2018 chromosome 15, ASM371156v2, whole genome shotgun sequence includes:
- the LOC130538332 gene encoding 5-beta-cholestane-3-alpha,7-alpha-diol 12-alpha-hydroxylase-like, coding for MASLLLILLTFLVALLGALYLLGFFRQRRPGEPPLDKGLIPWLGHVLEFRQNTWRFLERMEKKHGDVFTVQLAGFYITFIQDPMSFGAFVKESREKLDFRKFASHLVRRVFGYSSIQNDHEILNASSNRHLKGDGLEVMTQAMMVNLQNLMLHNVESSSDQVTWREEKLFAYCYNIVFRAGYLSLYGNETFDSKISQEKAKEKDRAESEALYHEFRKYDQLFPRLAYGVLPPKKRREATKLLEYFWNVLSVQKLKGRDNISRWIWDVQEGKDNAGVKEDMITRYMFVLLWASQGNTGPSSFWLLLFLMKHPEAMRSVKEEMDKVVRESGQEVKPGGPLVNLSREMLMKTPILDSAVEETLRLTAAPLLTRAVLQDMTLKMADGRQYFIRQGDRVALFPYSAVQMDPEIHPDPHSFKYDRFLNPDGSKKTDFYKAGNKVKYYTMPWGSGISMCPGRFFATNELKQFAFLMLLYFEFELINPDEEIPEIDYSRYGFGTMQPDRDLQFRYRRRY